The following proteins are encoded in a genomic region of Dermatophagoides farinae isolate YC_2012a chromosome 8, ASM2471394v1, whole genome shotgun sequence:
- the LOC124495705 gene encoding fatty acyl-CoA reductase wat produces MTKLSIKDFYNDKTLLLTGITGFVGKVLLEKLLREFSTSLKCIYVLIREKKSQTPEQRLAQLFFQSPIFEPHKDKIDLVHAINGDITAKGMALSENDRRKLIDEVNIVFHSAATVNFTGIFEKFIQQNIDGTNSMLQLCQKMIHLQSIVYVSTAYGNCHLREIKEKIYPVIQDENFDSYLEHLKQNYSNLNFKKGHHSLLGRPNPYTLSKSITEWMIQERYPSLPIIICRPSIVSNSFREPIPGWCDSLAGCAGAVILTSLGIARSFIFDVNCKADIIPVDMVVNSLIISAAYRASSLFTHDKQVIHVTLGQNQITWGEFFNMTINLSDTLPPMKLIRPIKLHGNKHQSFMDRINYKFSLIFSHYLFAYFFDFICILIGQKPFMIKLIKRLNNSSHVLKPFSCSEWNFRYQNLNFITKHMDKNERDVFCTDINIIDWPLYFYNFILGCRRYILKDPDSTLKMAINRQHRIKYILITMKIIVTLFCYWLIRSPLHLVDIFYSYIVDLSVCIGIVLYFLNFYG; encoded by the coding sequence ATGACAAAGTTATCGATTAAAGatttttataatgataaaacaCTATTACTGACCGGTATCACCGGTTTTGTTGGTAAAGTTTTACTTGAAAAACTTTTACGAgaattttcaacatcattaaaATGTATCTATGTATTgattcgagaaaaaaaatctcaaacaCCTGAACAACGATTGGCtcaattatttttccaatcacCGATATTTGAACCACATAAAGACAAAATTGATCTTGTTCATGCAATCAATGGTGATATTACTGCTAAAGGCATGGCATTATCCGAAAATGATCGtcgaaaattgattgatgaagtGAATATCGTATTTCATTCTGCTGCAACTGTTAATTTTACCGgcatttttgaaaaatttattcaacaaaatattgatgGCACAAATTCAATGCTGCAATTGTGTCAGAAAATGATTCATcttcaatcgattgtttatGTTTCGACGGCTTATGGTAATTGTCATTTGAGAGAAATCAAAGAGAAAATCTATCCAGTTATTCAAGacgaaaattttgattcatatttagaacatttaaaacaaaattatagcaatttaaattttaaaaaaggTCATCATTCATTACTTGGCCGACCTAATCCATATACTTTATCAAAATCGATCACTGAATGGATGATTCAAGAACGATATCCATCACTTCCTATTATAATTTGCCGCCCTTCAATTGTGAGCAATTCTTTCAGAGAACCAATACCAGGTTGGTGTGATTCATTAGCCGGTTGCGCTGGTGCAGTCATTTTGACTTCACTTGGTATCGCTCGTTCATTTATATTCGATGTTAATTGCAAGGCTGACATAATACCAGTGGACATGGTGGTCAATTCGTTGATAATTTCTGCTGCATATCgagcatcatcattgtttacTCACGATAAACAAGTTATTCATGTAACTTTGGGACAAAATCAGATTACATGGggtgaatttttcaatatgacAATCAATCTTTCCGATACACTACCaccaatgaaattgattcgacCAATCAAACTGCATGGTAACAAACATCAATCGTTTATGGATCGTATCAActataaattttcattgatattctcgcattatttgtttgcatatttttttgactttATCTGCATTCTTATTGGTCAAAAACCAtttatgatcaaattgatcaaaagaTTGAATAATAGTTCACATGTTTTGAAGCCATTTTCTTGTAGTGAATGGAATTTCCGATATCAAAATCTGAATTTCATTACCAAACACatggataaaaatgaacGTGATGTTTTTTGTACCGAtatcaacattattgattggccactatatttttataattttattttaggTTGTCGACGTTATATATTGAAAGATCCGGATTCAACATTAAAAATGGCCATTAATCGTCAACATCGGattaaatatatattgattacgatgaaaataattgtcACTTTATTCTGTTAT